One genomic region from Leptospira tipperaryensis encodes:
- a CDS encoding lipoprotein LipL31: MKKNIILISLILFPAFFAGCGDNSEVIETLDGNKITVNSFEDTYNVAIDAMSRVQNIEKENLLEFISKDIAEVPEQMRALNYQFQKKNFYDQYRDMMITTIAAEKEGFTKRDDIKKILKFQEMQIVSQLYVMHLVESKIKISEEEAMEECQKLRAKEPQVSSLPIDRCILFARAKLKKDKSQEILPKVLERIKEQVSIKHNDKFDLDAFLKRKTTAAATGTEKKEETTTAPSTEAPKTEAPKTSGQ, from the coding sequence ATGAAAAAAAACATTATTTTAATTTCTCTTATTCTTTTTCCCGCTTTTTTTGCGGGTTGCGGAGACAATTCCGAAGTGATCGAGACTCTTGACGGAAACAAGATCACAGTAAACAGCTTCGAAGACACATACAATGTCGCCATCGACGCGATGAGTCGGGTTCAAAATATCGAGAAGGAAAATCTTCTTGAGTTTATCTCGAAAGACATCGCCGAAGTTCCGGAGCAGATGAGAGCTCTGAACTACCAGTTTCAAAAAAAGAATTTTTACGATCAGTATAGAGATATGATGATCACCACGATCGCGGCTGAAAAAGAAGGTTTTACAAAACGCGACGATATCAAAAAGATTTTGAAATTCCAAGAAATGCAGATCGTTTCTCAGCTTTACGTTATGCACCTTGTGGAAAGTAAAATTAAGATTTCCGAAGAAGAAGCGATGGAAGAATGTCAAAAACTCCGCGCGAAAGAACCACAAGTAAGTTCTCTTCCGATCGATCGTTGTATTCTTTTTGCGAGAGCAAAACTCAAAAAAGACAAGTCTCAAGAAATTCTTCCAAAGGTTTTGGAAAGAATCAAAGAACAAGTTTCGATCAAACACAACGACAAGTTTGACCTCGACGCTTTCTTGAAGAGAAAGACGACCGCCGCCGCGACCGGAACCGAAAAGAAAGAAGAAACGACGACGGCTCCGAGCACAGAAGCTCCTAAAACGGAAGCCCCAAAAACCTCCGGACAGTAA
- the mfd gene encoding transcription-repair coupling factor, translated as MKDLLEIVGDELFSSFGAATSKKKNGSSKSTASSKVASATKGKTSVDETVTGSIYSVVNGSHSILASSLFQKLNRTIVVVSENNTAAEFLYRESLSFLSSSDLVYLPGQEVLPYEYLRYPAEMKRERIKAIARILSGEPALIFTSVSGFLKTLPPVTTIQGRAITLEKGKEIDLELLLIELIDLGYKRADVCETFGEFSLKGGILDIYSSYSSEPVRIDLFGEEIESIRTFDSDTQRSVADLKKAILLPADEYILSEEQKKEYKNLLKSSDSSLHLPEIPDGNYGIYYEELIPLVRENHGILSYFPEPPILLVPSPNSVKERMLHLEREYSSLFEKRSKEILCAPPQKLLSFGEEHRVLQEGIGLSFIGLPPRNENDTVSFLKEAPTFRGKIREVREKIAELRNEGGWKIVLTSSFEAQTKRLQSLFEKEGIVLLNEEATEPVPFHLGKTKKDAFLVLSELRNGFIYEDQKILILSENDIFGREYKRKTRFKKQNSKALQSFIDLKEGDFVVHIHHGVGKFLKIERTNAGGKERDFLKLEYNGGDSLFVPLDQISLVQRYIGGTESPRLDSLGKSTWKKTKERVQKAVEELAEDLVLMYSNRLKLQGYAFPPDTVYQEEFEAEFEYEETPDQIDAIEAVKKDLESPRPMDRLVCGDVGYGKTEVAIRAAFKVAIAGRQIMMLAPTTILALQHYNTFKNRFENYPVRVELVSRFKSPSEIRAILEDFTNGKVDMVIGTHAILSSKLKPKNLGLLIIDEEQRFGVNHKEAIKKFKNLVDVLTLTATPIPRTLHMALTGIRELSIIATPPKNRQSVETYVLEEDEDLIAEAIRNEIKRDGQVFYLYNRVETIEQETKYLNGIVPEVSIGVLHGQMTEDEIEETLLDFYNRKYDILVTTTIIESGIDMPNVNTLFVKRADLFGLSQLYQIRGRVGRSDRKAYAYMLLPKDRVVTEQAEKRLNTIYEYQELGSGFKVAMRDLEIRGAGNLLGKEQSGDIMEVGFDLYVHMLEEAIARIKGEEVAVEVRTSVTLNTNFFIPETYIADTRQKIEFYKKFEGARDLEEIDEVYNEMMDRFGEPPEDAKTFILLEKIRTLASNLGFESVAEMKDEIKLKSGSYFRGDNEKIINLISAKTGLTINPREPNVLIFQTGKKSEKEKLNYLIFLLSEMLPSKKV; from the coding sequence ATGAAAGATCTTCTTGAAATCGTAGGAGACGAACTCTTTTCTTCTTTCGGAGCCGCGACTTCCAAAAAGAAAAACGGATCCTCAAAATCTACAGCTTCGTCAAAAGTCGCTTCTGCGACAAAAGGCAAAACTTCCGTGGACGAAACCGTTACCGGAAGTATCTATTCTGTCGTAAACGGAAGTCATTCTATATTAGCTTCTTCTTTATTTCAAAAATTGAATCGAACGATCGTTGTTGTTTCCGAAAACAATACGGCCGCGGAGTTTTTATACAGAGAATCTTTGAGTTTTCTTTCGAGCAGCGATCTCGTTTATCTGCCCGGACAGGAAGTCCTTCCTTACGAATATCTTCGTTATCCCGCGGAGATGAAACGAGAACGGATCAAGGCCATCGCTAGAATTTTGAGCGGAGAACCCGCGCTCATCTTTACGTCAGTCTCCGGTTTTTTAAAAACGCTTCCTCCCGTGACAACCATTCAAGGAAGAGCGATTACTTTAGAAAAAGGAAAGGAAATCGATCTCGAACTTCTTCTTATCGAGTTGATCGATCTCGGTTACAAACGCGCGGACGTCTGCGAAACCTTTGGTGAATTCAGTCTCAAAGGCGGAATCTTAGACATCTATTCTTCTTATTCTTCCGAGCCGGTTCGGATCGATCTTTTCGGCGAAGAGATCGAATCCATTCGAACCTTTGATTCCGATACTCAGAGATCGGTCGCCGATCTTAAAAAGGCGATCCTTCTTCCAGCGGACGAATATATTCTTTCGGAAGAACAAAAAAAAGAATATAAGAATCTTCTAAAGTCCTCGGATTCTTCATTACACCTTCCGGAAATTCCAGACGGCAACTACGGAATCTATTACGAAGAACTGATTCCTCTTGTTCGGGAGAATCACGGGATTCTTTCCTACTTTCCGGAACCTCCGATTCTCTTGGTTCCTTCTCCGAATTCCGTAAAGGAAAGAATGCTTCATCTCGAAAGAGAATATTCTTCTCTTTTTGAAAAACGTTCCAAAGAAATTCTTTGCGCCCCTCCGCAAAAACTCCTTTCTTTTGGAGAAGAACATCGGGTTCTTCAGGAGGGAATCGGTCTTTCTTTTATCGGTCTTCCTCCTCGAAATGAAAACGATACGGTTTCTTTTCTGAAGGAAGCGCCTACGTTCCGGGGAAAGATCCGTGAGGTTCGCGAAAAAATCGCAGAACTCAGAAACGAAGGCGGATGGAAGATCGTCCTCACTTCCTCTTTCGAGGCGCAGACAAAACGTCTTCAGAGTTTGTTTGAAAAAGAGGGAATCGTTTTGTTAAACGAAGAGGCGACGGAACCTGTTCCGTTCCATCTTGGTAAAACAAAAAAGGACGCGTTTTTAGTTCTTTCCGAACTCAGAAACGGATTTATCTACGAAGATCAGAAAATTCTAATATTATCCGAAAATGATATTTTCGGTCGAGAATACAAACGTAAGACCCGTTTTAAAAAACAAAACAGCAAAGCCCTTCAGAGTTTTATCGATCTCAAGGAAGGGGACTTCGTAGTTCATATCCACCACGGGGTCGGAAAATTCTTAAAGATAGAAAGAACCAACGCCGGCGGTAAAGAAAGAGACTTTCTAAAACTTGAATATAACGGAGGCGATTCTCTTTTTGTTCCCCTGGATCAGATTTCTCTCGTTCAGAGATATATCGGAGGAACCGAATCTCCTCGTTTAGACAGTCTCGGAAAAAGTACTTGGAAAAAGACAAAGGAACGGGTTCAGAAAGCGGTCGAAGAACTCGCCGAAGATCTGGTCCTGATGTATTCCAATCGTCTAAAACTTCAGGGTTACGCGTTTCCACCCGACACTGTCTATCAAGAAGAATTTGAGGCCGAGTTTGAATACGAAGAAACTCCCGATCAGATCGACGCGATCGAAGCCGTAAAAAAAGATTTGGAATCTCCCCGTCCCATGGATCGTCTCGTCTGCGGAGACGTCGGTTACGGTAAAACTGAAGTTGCGATCCGAGCGGCCTTTAAAGTTGCGATCGCTGGCCGTCAGATCATGATGCTCGCGCCGACTACGATTTTAGCATTACAACATTATAATACATTTAAGAATCGTTTTGAAAACTATCCGGTTCGTGTGGAACTAGTCTCTCGTTTTAAAAGTCCTTCCGAAATCCGCGCGATTCTGGAAGACTTTACAAACGGAAAAGTGGATATGGTCATCGGAACCCACGCGATTCTTTCTTCCAAATTAAAACCGAAAAATCTCGGACTTCTTATCATCGACGAAGAACAGAGATTCGGAGTCAATCACAAGGAAGCGATCAAAAAGTTTAAAAATCTCGTGGACGTTCTGACCCTCACCGCAACACCGATTCCAAGAACCCTTCACATGGCCCTGACCGGAATCAGAGAACTTTCGATCATCGCAACCCCGCCTAAGAACCGTCAGTCGGTCGAAACCTATGTTCTGGAAGAAGACGAGGACCTGATCGCAGAAGCGATTCGAAACGAAATCAAACGCGACGGCCAGGTGTTTTATCTTTATAACCGAGTGGAAACGATCGAACAAGAAACCAAATATTTGAACGGGATCGTTCCCGAAGTTTCGATCGGAGTTTTACACGGACAGATGACCGAGGACGAAATCGAGGAAACCCTTTTGGATTTTTACAATCGTAAGTATGACATTCTTGTAACGACTACGATCATAGAGTCCGGGATCGACATGCCGAACGTAAACACTCTCTTTGTCAAACGGGCCGATCTTTTCGGTCTTTCTCAGTTGTATCAGATTCGGGGAAGAGTGGGTCGAAGCGATAGAAAGGCCTACGCTTATATGCTTCTTCCAAAGGATCGGGTCGTTACGGAACAAGCCGAAAAACGTCTCAATACGATCTACGAATACCAAGAACTTGGTTCCGGATTTAAGGTTGCGATGCGGGATTTAGAAATTCGCGGAGCGGGGAATCTTCTCGGAAAGGAACAATCGGGAGATATTATGGAAGTAGGGTTTGATCTCTACGTTCATATGCTCGAAGAAGCGATCGCGAGAATCAAGGGAGAAGAAGTCGCCGTCGAAGTGAGAACCTCAGTTACTCTCAACACAAACTTCTTCATTCCGGAAACATACATCGCCGACACTCGACAAAAAATAGAATTCTATAAAAAGTTCGAAGGCGCGAGAGACCTCGAAGAAATCGACGAAGTTTATAACGAAATGATGGATCGTTTCGGAGAACCTCCGGAAGATGCAAAAACCTTTATCCTTTTGGAAAAGATCCGTACTCTCGCGTCCAATCTCGGATTCGAATCCGTCGCGGAGATGAAGGACGAGATCAAGTTGAAGTCCGGTTCTTATTTCAGAGGGGACAACGAAAAGATTATCAATTTGATTTCCGCGAAAACGGGTCTTACGATCAACCCGAGAGAACCCAACGTGCTGATTTTTCAGACTGGAAAAAAATCGGAAAAGGAAAAGTTGAACTACCTCATCTTTCTCCTTTCTGAAATGCTCCCTTCCAAAAAAGTATAG
- the panC gene encoding pantoate--beta-alanine ligase, with amino-acid sequence MILCRTPEEVNAQVKIWKSEGKKVGFVPTMGFLHEGHTTLFEESVSRADKTIVSIFVNPAQFNDPEDYAKYPVNTEGDLKLCESKNVDLVFLPDKEAMYPGGIPDVVLKIPHLMNNLCATSRPGHFEGVLLVISRLFHFVEPNLAFFGKKDYQQYLLIREFCKMLAFRVEVVGCETIRSDKGLALSSRNARLSETEKEESLLVSRALRLGESQIFSGVKDPVLVREIMKDVLDSSAKIKLDYLEVLNADTLENLERVTGNVLLAVAVFIGPVRLIDNLTLSVDE; translated from the coding sequence ATGATACTCTGTAGAACTCCCGAAGAAGTAAACGCCCAGGTTAAAATCTGGAAAAGTGAAGGCAAAAAAGTTGGCTTTGTTCCTACTATGGGTTTTTTGCACGAAGGACATACGACCCTTTTTGAGGAATCCGTTTCCCGCGCCGACAAAACGATCGTCTCCATCTTTGTCAATCCGGCGCAGTTCAACGATCCGGAAGACTACGCGAAGTACCCGGTCAATACGGAGGGAGATCTCAAACTCTGCGAATCCAAAAACGTGGATCTTGTTTTTTTACCGGATAAGGAAGCGATGTATCCGGGCGGGATTCCCGATGTCGTCTTAAAAATTCCTCATCTCATGAACAATCTCTGCGCGACTTCGCGTCCGGGGCATTTTGAAGGAGTTCTTCTTGTGATCTCGAGACTCTTTCACTTCGTAGAACCGAATCTTGCTTTTTTTGGTAAAAAAGATTATCAGCAATATCTTCTCATCCGTGAATTCTGTAAAATGTTGGCGTTTCGTGTAGAAGTCGTCGGTTGTGAGACGATCCGTTCTGATAAAGGATTGGCCTTAAGCTCGCGTAACGCGCGTCTCAGTGAAACCGAAAAGGAGGAATCTCTTTTGGTATCGAGAGCGCTTCGTCTGGGAGAATCTCAGATTTTTTCCGGAGTAAAGGATCCGGTTCTGGTCCGGGAGATTATGAAGGACGTCCTTGATTCTTCCGCAAAAATAAAATTGGATTATTTAGAAGTTTTGAACGCGGATACTCTGGAGAATTTGGAACGTGTTACGGGTAACGTTCTTCTTGCGGTCGCAGTTTTTATAGGACCGGTTCGTCTGATCGACAATCTCACTCTGAGCGTGGACGAATGA
- the hisD gene encoding histidinol dehydrogenase — translation MAIPILPVSLKDREILDPVLKRAREDLGSTLALVQPIIEDIQRNGDSALREYTRKFDGIVPDSFVLDLSKLHPKIDSALEAALQKAADNIRAFHQIQIPEDKEIIVNGNRLGIRHTAVESVSVYAPGGKALYPSTILMGVIPAKLAGVKNIQIVTPPQGGELPDGLIAAAKIAGADRIVLAGGAQGIAAVSYGTETISASEFVIGPGSKFVTAAKVYLSGLGVIGIDSPAGPSEVLVIADDSANPIWVAADLLSQAEHGEDSVAILCTDSLNLAKEVQKEVDKALIERPKRGEMKRKSIEDNGRIFVFPNLEECFAFSDLFAPEHLEIQTKTYKEDLKKVRHAGSVFLGNYSPVAMGDYISGTNHILPTAGAARIYSSLGVSTFLKRVTWQEVSKESLKELYPHVKTLSEFEGLDEEHGTSVKIRT, via the coding sequence ATGGCGATTCCAATTCTTCCAGTCAGTTTGAAAGATCGGGAAATCCTGGATCCGGTTCTGAAACGGGCCCGAGAGGACTTAGGTTCTACCTTGGCCTTGGTCCAACCGATTATCGAGGACATTCAAAGAAACGGGGATTCCGCTCTCAGAGAATACACTCGCAAGTTTGACGGAATCGTTCCGGATTCTTTTGTTTTGGATCTTTCCAAACTCCATCCTAAAATCGATTCCGCACTGGAAGCCGCTCTTCAAAAAGCCGCCGATAATATTCGAGCCTTTCATCAGATTCAAATTCCGGAAGATAAGGAAATTATTGTAAACGGAAATCGTCTCGGGATCCGTCATACCGCGGTCGAATCCGTTTCCGTCTACGCTCCCGGTGGAAAGGCATTGTATCCTTCCACCATTCTTATGGGAGTGATTCCGGCAAAACTCGCCGGAGTAAAAAATATTCAAATCGTAACACCTCCGCAAGGAGGAGAACTTCCCGATGGACTCATCGCCGCGGCGAAGATTGCCGGCGCGGATCGGATCGTTCTCGCGGGAGGCGCACAAGGAATCGCGGCCGTCTCCTATGGAACCGAAACGATCTCCGCTTCCGAGTTTGTCATCGGACCGGGAAGTAAGTTTGTCACCGCCGCCAAAGTTTATTTGAGCGGACTCGGCGTGATCGGAATCGACAGCCCAGCCGGACCGAGCGAGGTTCTTGTTATCGCTGACGATTCGGCAAATCCGATCTGGGTCGCAGCGGATCTTTTGTCGCAAGCGGAACACGGAGAAGATTCGGTCGCGATTCTTTGCACCGATTCTTTAAATCTTGCCAAAGAAGTGCAGAAAGAAGTGGACAAGGCTCTGATAGAACGTCCGAAACGCGGAGAGATGAAACGAAAATCCATCGAAGACAACGGAAGAATATTCGTATTTCCTAATTTAGAAGAATGTTTTGCGTTCTCGGATCTTTTCGCTCCGGAACATTTGGAAATTCAGACAAAAACTTATAAAGAAGATCTCAAAAAGGTGAGACACGCGGGTTCCGTCTTTTTGGGGAATTATTCCCCGGTGGCAATGGGGGATTATATCAGCGGAACCAATCATATTCTCCCGACCGCCGGAGCCGCGAGAATTTATTCCTCTCTCGGAGTTTCCACATTCTTAAAACGTGTTACCTGGCAGGAAGTTTCCAAAGAATCTTTGAAGGAACTCTATCCCCACGTAAAAACCCTCTCCGAGTTCGAAGGTTTGGACGAAGAGCACGGAACCTCGGTTAAAATCAGAACCTGA
- a CDS encoding exodeoxyribonuclease III, translating into MKLISLNCNGIRSSLEKGLSDYIRESKPDFICFQETKAMQEQVPTSLWEEGGYTPVFHSAEKKGYSGVAILYKKPPQKITIGLGDPFFDSEGRSIYLEYPDFALWNLYFPSGTTGDVRQAAKMKFLDLFQKEAAKRRKKQPNLIICGDVNIAHTPQDIHDPKGNAKSSGFLPEEREWLTGFLKQGWIDTFRFLYPEKQEYSWWTFRAGARAKNKGWRIDYFFVTEELKKNVKSQTIYRDKPFSDHAPLILEMKL; encoded by the coding sequence ATGAAACTCATTTCACTCAATTGTAACGGAATCCGCTCTTCTCTCGAAAAAGGACTCTCCGATTATATCCGAGAATCCAAACCCGACTTTATTTGTTTTCAAGAAACCAAGGCGATGCAAGAACAAGTCCCTACTTCTCTCTGGGAAGAAGGCGGTTATACTCCTGTCTTTCACAGCGCGGAAAAAAAAGGATACAGTGGAGTCGCGATTCTTTATAAAAAACCTCCGCAAAAAATCACGATCGGCCTCGGAGATCCATTCTTTGATTCCGAAGGAAGAAGTATCTATTTAGAATATCCTGATTTTGCACTCTGGAATCTTTATTTTCCATCCGGAACCACCGGCGACGTAAGACAAGCCGCGAAGATGAAATTCTTAGACCTCTTTCAAAAAGAGGCTGCGAAAAGAAGAAAAAAACAACCCAATCTGATCATCTGTGGAGACGTAAACATCGCGCATACTCCGCAGGACATCCACGACCCAAAAGGAAACGCAAAGAGCAGCGGCTTTCTTCCGGAAGAAAGAGAATGGCTGACCGGCTTTTTAAAACAGGGTTGGATCGATACGTTTCGCTTTCTCTATCCCGAAAAACAAGAATATTCCTGGTGGACCTTTCGCGCGGGCGCGCGGGCCAAAAACAAGGGATGGAGAATCGACTACTTCTTTGTTACCGAAGAATTGAAAAAGAATGTAAAGAGCCAGACGATCTACCGAGACAAACCTTTCTCCGATCACGCTCCCTTGATTCTTGAGATGAAACTTTAA
- a CDS encoding DUF302 domain-containing protein has product MKYIVETKKTVEKCVQDLETEIVNQKYGVLHIHNLKETMKKKGIDFLEECQILEVCNPQKANQVLSEDMEMNLVLPCRISVYTEKGKTKIGMIKPTGLLGIFSDSKELAQIAKQVEEDLINIIRNSAN; this is encoded by the coding sequence ATGAAATACATCGTAGAAACAAAAAAGACGGTAGAAAAGTGTGTTCAGGATTTAGAAACGGAGATCGTAAATCAAAAATATGGAGTCCTTCATATTCACAACTTGAAAGAGACTATGAAAAAGAAGGGAATCGACTTCTTGGAAGAATGTCAGATTTTAGAGGTATGTAATCCTCAAAAAGCAAACCAGGTCTTAAGTGAAGACATGGAAATGAACTTGGTTCTCCCTTGTAGGATTTCCGTTTACACAGAAAAAGGGAAAACAAAAATCGGGATGATCAAACCTACCGGTCTTTTAGGAATTTTTTCGGATTCAAAGGAGCTCGCCCAAATCGCGAAACAAGTTGAAGAAGATTTGATAAACATCATTCGAAATTCAGCGAACTAA
- a CDS encoding AraC family transcriptional regulator, protein MSSFLPGNLTIHTILSGFIGFCCALSFLFVLGEIPLALKGRRNRILLLLFISVFLFEFHAYLLVSETIRYFPYLYAIHIPVSALFGPLLRSYISALWEEEDTIPIIRTWDWIPCLGIFLILGPFYLSSSEEKLECLKLAQQGKLAWDIRVGIAAMSITLFGYLFNIVWNLLHRIRWTTIYSQPQVRLILFILSTATASSFLGLTTSIRQDGVVRLEISSILIGILLCGIYIVRQSHPEIFSAVRRIVEDERKYKTTQLRSVDLDSLEKNLNFLLEEKKIYKEENLGLSRLSEELGISPHQLSEYLNLHLKRNFFQLINGYRIAEAKHLLLHSPKETVLSIAYEVGFQSKSSFNDAFRKEVGLSPTEFRKKGESKGLIDKSGRFFSTVSTKSDD, encoded by the coding sequence ATGTCCTCTTTTTTGCCTGGAAATCTGACTATCCATACGATCCTTTCCGGATTTATCGGTTTTTGCTGCGCCTTGTCCTTTCTCTTTGTTCTGGGAGAAATCCCACTCGCCCTCAAAGGCCGTCGAAACCGGATTCTTCTTTTGCTTTTCATTTCAGTCTTTCTGTTTGAATTCCACGCGTATCTTCTCGTGAGCGAAACGATTCGTTACTTTCCGTATCTCTACGCGATTCACATTCCCGTATCCGCTCTTTTTGGTCCGCTTTTACGTTCTTATATTTCAGCGCTCTGGGAAGAAGAGGATACGATTCCAATCATTCGGACCTGGGATTGGATCCCTTGTCTGGGAATATTTCTGATTTTAGGTCCGTTCTATCTTTCTTCGTCCGAGGAAAAATTAGAATGTTTGAAACTGGCGCAACAAGGTAAACTTGCTTGGGATATTCGGGTCGGAATCGCCGCCATGTCCATTACACTTTTCGGATATCTTTTCAATATCGTTTGGAATCTTTTACATCGAATCCGTTGGACTACCATCTATTCTCAACCGCAAGTTCGTCTGATTCTTTTTATTCTTTCAACCGCGACCGCCTCTTCTTTTTTGGGGCTTACCACGAGTATTCGCCAGGACGGTGTCGTACGTTTGGAAATTTCTTCCATCCTCATCGGAATTCTGCTCTGCGGAATCTATATCGTTCGTCAGAGTCATCCTGAAATTTTTAGCGCCGTAAGAAGAATCGTCGAAGACGAGAGAAAATACAAAACCACGCAGCTTCGTTCCGTGGATCTCGATTCTCTGGAAAAGAATCTCAATTTTCTTTTGGAAGAGAAAAAAATCTACAAAGAGGAGAATCTCGGTCTTTCCAGACTTTCCGAAGAACTGGGAATTTCTCCGCATCAACTTTCCGAATATCTAAACCTCCATCTTAAAAGAAATTTCTTTCAGTTGATCAACGGATATCGAATCGCGGAAGCAAAACACCTCTTACTCCATTCTCCCAAAGAGACGGTTCTTTCGATCGCTTACGAAGTCGGATTTCAGTCAAAATCTTCCTTTAACGACGCGTTTCGAAAAGAAGTAGGACTCAGTCCGACGGAGTTTAGAAAAAAAGGAGAATCCAAAGGCCTGATTGATAAGTCAGGTCGTTTTTTTTCGACCGTTTCGACCAAGTCGGACGATTGA
- a CDS encoding sterol desaturase family protein, whose product MNPIQCELVIDCVQKIGLFQFTMNILRYYPIAGLAFLILYVWKKESFHRFRIQSVYPKIDKIKNEFRQSAVTLFVFTIIATTNIVSARMGLIPNNVYFGDYASHGGYLYLFLSFVMITIWHETWFYWAHRWMHHKKVYSRVHSVHHQSVNPSPLAAYHFHILEAFLEGIYIVFFVLFIPIHFHVLLFHTVYAMVMNIWWHLGYEFLPKGWVKHPILKWINTSTHHNLHHQKFHGNYSLYFNFWDRIMGTNFPYYEEYFESLSDKRSVRGNDSDPKISWSETPAEG is encoded by the coding sequence ATGAATCCAATCCAGTGTGAGTTAGTTATAGACTGCGTCCAAAAAATCGGACTCTTTCAGTTTACGATGAATATCCTGCGCTACTATCCGATCGCGGGTCTTGCCTTTCTAATCCTCTATGTTTGGAAAAAGGAAAGTTTCCATCGTTTTCGGATTCAATCGGTTTATCCAAAAATCGATAAGATCAAAAACGAATTCAGACAATCCGCGGTTACACTTTTTGTTTTTACGATCATCGCGACTACGAACATCGTGAGTGCACGGATGGGTTTGATTCCCAATAACGTTTACTTCGGAGATTATGCTTCGCACGGCGGTTATCTCTATCTATTTCTTTCCTTTGTGATGATTACGATCTGGCACGAGACTTGGTTTTACTGGGCTCACAGATGGATGCATCATAAAAAGGTTTATTCCCGCGTGCATTCGGTTCATCATCAATCCGTAAACCCTTCTCCGCTCGCGGCGTATCACTTTCACATACTCGAAGCGTTTTTGGAAGGAATCTACATCGTCTTCTTCGTTCTTTTTATTCCGATCCACTTTCACGTGCTTCTCTTTCATACCGTCTACGCGATGGTGATGAATATCTGGTGGCATTTGGGTTATGAATTTTTACCGAAGGGCTGGGTGAAACATCCGATTCTAAAATGGATCAATACATCCACTCATCATAATCTCCATCACCAAAAGTTTCACGGAAACTACAGTCTCTACTTTAATTTTTGGGATAGAATCATGGGAACCAACTTCCCATATTACGAAGAATACTTTGAATCCCTCTCGGACAAACGTTCCGTTCGCGGAAACGATTCCGATCCAAAAATCAGCTGGTCGGAGACGCCCGCCGAAGGCTGA
- a CDS encoding alpha/beta fold hydrolase, with protein MSEIKTASVKNGEREYKYLSLGEGKNLIFFFHGFPDDAGSMKDLMRLFAERDFTCIAPYMRGYSSGSNVPFSPTVSIAELAGDLKFIVESLKTKHKPQNTVVVGHDWGAIAAYALANLSPASLDTLVALSVPPLPTYLKNLWIYPSQIVRSWYILFFQLRAGIPESALLKNELLRRLWEDWSPGWKIPEERFKEVSENLKVPEILSTALGYYRGLLTPSNFSLWNSSREIVFQKIGVPTLVLAGEKDECISPNVFRGLESEFYSRVSFKVVNNAGHFLPLEAPEIVAQEILAFLKLDSK; from the coding sequence ATGTCTGAGATCAAAACCGCATCCGTCAAAAACGGGGAAAGAGAATATAAATATCTGAGCCTCGGAGAAGGAAAAAATTTGATCTTCTTTTTTCACGGATTCCCCGACGACGCGGGATCTATGAAAGACCTCATGCGCCTCTTTGCTGAGAGAGATTTTACTTGTATCGCTCCTTATATGAGAGGATATTCCTCCGGATCGAACGTTCCTTTTTCTCCCACCGTGAGTATCGCCGAGCTCGCGGGAGATCTCAAGTTTATCGTAGAATCCCTTAAAACAAAACACAAACCTCAAAATACGGTCGTAGTCGGTCACGATTGGGGCGCTATTGCGGCTTACGCGCTTGCAAATCTTTCTCCCGCTTCCCTGGATACGTTAGTCGCGCTTTCCGTGCCTCCGCTTCCGACCTACTTAAAGAATCTTTGGATCTATCCTTCTCAAATCGTAAGAAGTTGGTATATCCTATTCTTTCAACTTCGCGCGGGAATTCCGGAATCGGCTCTTTTGAAAAACGAACTCCTACGAAGACTCTGGGAAGACTGGAGTCCAGGATGGAAAATTCCCGAAGAAAGATTTAAGGAAGTATCGGAGAATCTAAAAGTTCCCGAAATTTTATCCACGGCCCTCGGTTACTACAGAGGCCTTTTGACCCCGAGTAATTTTTCTCTTTGGAATTCAAGTCGGGAGATCGTGTTTCAAAAAATCGGAGTTCCAACTCTCGTTCTCGCGGGGGAAAAGGACGAATGTATTTCACCTAACGTATTTCGCGGATTGGAATCCGAATTCTACTCTCGAGTATCGTTTAAAGTGGTAAACAACGCGGGTCATTTTCTGCCGCTTGAGGCTCCTGAGATTGTCGCTCAGGAAATATTAGCTTTTTTGAAATTGGATTCGAAGTAA